A window from Candidatus Latescibacterota bacterium encodes these proteins:
- a CDS encoding malonyl-CoA decarboxylase has product MPDAPRDSFLGRTLQNLRRLWRDAQPAGWRRGERPLAPDLPDADRERLRGRIDACLSARGGEVSARRRAAELGTDYLALSPAGRERFLRLLAVDYGVDGRALDEAVGTLQTAAGPDRLLAEERLRDALVTPRLRLLTQFNALPAGTKFLVDLRADLLGVAGDDPALRSLDRELQRLLASWFDPGFLELRRIDWQSPAALLEKLMAYEAVHEIESWDDLRNRLETDRCCYAFFHHHMPGEPLIFVEVALVEGMADDVQALLDEDAPAVPTEAADTAIFYSISNTQRGLRGISFGGFLIKAVVDDLRARFPRLRQFATLSPLPGFCRWLEGLERSRLDALLGAETAASLLEDAGAAGGSPQALATALRAGAWVEDAARAQRLREPLLRLGAQYLVREKRGRGPLDPVARFHLGNGARVERLNWLGNRSPAGLERAAGLMVNYAYRLGEMEQNHERFEGEGEVAVGPDLRRLHKR; this is encoded by the coding sequence ATGCCTGACGCGCCCCGCGACTCCTTCCTCGGCCGCACCCTGCAGAACCTCCGGCGCCTCTGGCGCGACGCGCAGCCGGCGGGCTGGCGGCGCGGGGAGCGCCCGCTGGCCCCGGACCTGCCCGACGCCGACCGGGAGCGCCTGCGCGGGCGCATCGACGCCTGCCTGTCCGCCAGAGGAGGCGAGGTGTCCGCGCGGCGCCGCGCCGCCGAGCTGGGGACGGACTACCTCGCCCTCAGCCCCGCGGGGCGCGAGCGCTTCCTGCGCCTGCTCGCCGTGGACTACGGCGTCGACGGCCGCGCGCTGGACGAGGCCGTGGGCACGCTGCAGACGGCCGCGGGTCCCGATCGCCTGCTGGCCGAGGAGCGTCTGCGCGACGCGCTCGTCACCCCACGCCTGCGCCTGCTCACGCAGTTCAACGCGCTGCCCGCGGGCACGAAGTTCCTCGTGGACCTGCGCGCGGACCTGCTCGGCGTCGCCGGCGACGATCCCGCCCTCCGCAGCCTGGACCGCGAGCTGCAGCGCCTGCTCGCCTCCTGGTTCGATCCGGGCTTCCTCGAGCTGCGCCGCATCGACTGGCAGTCGCCCGCCGCCCTGCTGGAGAAGCTCATGGCCTACGAGGCCGTCCACGAGATCGAGTCCTGGGACGACCTGCGCAACCGCCTCGAGACCGACCGCTGCTGCTACGCCTTCTTCCATCACCACATGCCCGGCGAACCGCTGATCTTCGTGGAGGTCGCGCTCGTGGAAGGCATGGCCGACGACGTCCAGGCCCTGCTCGACGAGGACGCTCCCGCCGTGCCCACCGAGGCCGCGGACACGGCCATCTTCTACTCCATCTCGAACACGCAGCGCGGGCTGCGGGGGATCAGCTTCGGGGGCTTCCTCATCAAGGCGGTGGTGGACGACCTGCGCGCGCGCTTCCCGCGCCTGCGCCAGTTCGCGACGCTCTCGCCGCTCCCCGGCTTCTGCCGCTGGCTCGAGGGCCTGGAGCGCTCGCGGCTCGACGCCCTGCTGGGCGCGGAAACGGCCGCGTCGTTGCTCGAGGACGCCGGCGCCGCCGGGGGCAGTCCCCAGGCGCTCGCCACCGCGCTCCGCGCGGGCGCCTGGGTGGAGGACGCCGCCCGCGCCCAGCGCCTGCGCGAGCCCCTGCTTCGTCTCGGCGCGCAGTACCTCGTGCGCGAGAAGCGGGGACGGGGGCCGCTGGATCCGGTGGCGCGTTTCCACCTGGGCAACGGCGCGCGGGTGGAGCGCCTGAACTGGCTGGGCAACCGCTCGCCGGCCGGCCTCGAGCGGGCGGCCGGGCTCATGGTCAACTACGCCTATCGTCTTGGCGAGATGGAGCAGAACCACGAGCGCTTCGAGGGCGAGGGGGAGGTGGCCGTCGGGCCCGATCTGCGTCGCCTGCACAAGCGCTGA
- a CDS encoding sigma-70 family RNA polymerase sigma factor, with amino-acid sequence MHSPGAQDDHRLAQQVADGSLAAWHTFVERYTGLLQHTLRHILRDDEEVATVYVAVLERLYRGQIGQYRGDSRLSTWLVLVARSAALDRLRHRQGRRQEPAQLARMDESARELYRMHFDEGLSLEAIRHRLRAEGRPVETLEEELGALLQALSPSRRRRLDYALQARAGAAPSGRALEYHDEQRLENRNRMHAMSPDEILARKEERVEFGRLRAALDSLAPEDRRILALRFARGLSARQIAAELGLQSTRRAFTRLSTALRRMRRALETSL; translated from the coding sequence ATGCACTCGCCCGGCGCCCAGGACGACCATCGACTCGCCCAGCAGGTGGCGGACGGCTCCCTGGCGGCCTGGCACACCTTCGTGGAGCGCTACACGGGGCTGCTTCAGCACACGCTTCGCCACATCCTGCGGGACGACGAGGAGGTGGCCACGGTCTACGTCGCCGTGCTGGAACGGCTCTACCGCGGACAGATCGGCCAGTACCGGGGCGACTCGAGGCTGTCGACCTGGCTGGTGCTCGTGGCGCGGAGCGCGGCGCTGGACCGCCTGCGCCATCGACAGGGGCGGCGGCAGGAGCCGGCGCAGCTCGCCCGCATGGACGAGAGCGCGCGCGAGCTCTACCGGATGCACTTCGACGAGGGACTGAGTCTCGAGGCGATCCGGCACCGGCTGCGCGCGGAGGGGCGGCCCGTCGAGACCCTGGAGGAAGAGCTGGGCGCCCTGTTGCAGGCCCTGAGCCCGTCCCGTCGGCGACGTCTCGACTACGCGCTGCAGGCGCGCGCCGGCGCCGCGCCCTCGGGGCGCGCGCTGGAGTACCACGACGAGCAGCGCCTGGAGAACCGCAACCGGATGCACGCCATGAGTCCGGACGAGATCCTCGCCCGGAAGGAGGAGCGCGTGGAGTTCGGTCGGCTTCGCGCCGCCCTGGACTCGCTGGCGCCCGAGGACCGCCGCATCCTGGCTCTGCGCTTCGCCCGCGGCCTCAGCGCACGGCAGATCGCGGCGGAGCTGGGGCTGCAGAGCACGCGGCGCGCGTTCACGCGACTGAGCACGGCGCTGCGGCGGATGCGACGCGCCCTTGAAACGAGCCTCTGA
- a CDS encoding fibronectin type III domain-containing protein, producing MSPHESSPYMCIDPPIGDQIWRLELPETDASLREQLEAHVSACQACQLLRQLDQRARVLARQDALGRRETRLSGWLSLRGWMRPPVFAGAALVAAALAALIMPPRPVDLGGISRGAEDARFLRPVEGEVVGAGRHRLAWTPVEGASGYRVELRDSQGERVWSGESASPSAELPVTVALEPGTEYRALLGTQPADLLPPGGVSVAFRVGSPLRVALHRLRWTSPVLQGVGLVAAGLLIVFTVFRRGR from the coding sequence ATGTCCCCACACGAGAGCAGTCCCTACATGTGCATCGATCCGCCCATCGGTGACCAGATCTGGCGACTCGAATTGCCCGAGACCGACGCCTCCCTGCGCGAGCAGCTGGAGGCGCACGTGTCCGCGTGTCAGGCTTGCCAGCTCCTCCGTCAGCTCGATCAGCGCGCGCGCGTGCTGGCGCGGCAGGATGCGCTCGGCCGGCGTGAGACCCGTCTGAGCGGCTGGCTGAGCCTGCGCGGGTGGATGCGCCCCCCCGTCTTCGCGGGCGCGGCCCTCGTGGCCGCCGCGCTCGCGGCGCTGATCATGCCCCCGCGGCCGGTTGACCTGGGCGGCATCTCGCGTGGCGCCGAGGACGCGCGTTTCCTGCGCCCCGTGGAGGGCGAGGTCGTCGGCGCGGGACGGCACAGGCTCGCGTGGACGCCGGTGGAGGGCGCCTCGGGCTACCGCGTGGAGCTTCGCGACAGCCAGGGCGAACGAGTCTGGAGCGGCGAGAGCGCGTCGCCGTCGGCGGAGCTGCCGGTGACGGTCGCGCTCGAGCCGGGGACCGAGTACCGCGCGCTGCTGGGCACGCAGCCCGCGGACCTCTTGCCGCCGGGTGGCGTCAGCGTGGCCTTCCGCGTGGGGAGCCCGCTGCGCGTTGCGCTGCACCGCCTGCGCTGGACCAGCCCGGTGCTGCAGGGCGTGGGCCTCGTGGCGGCGGGGCTGCTCATCGTGTTCACGGTCTTTCGACGGGGTCGCTGA
- a CDS encoding sigma-70 family RNA polymerase sigma factor, which yields MGPEQLGADIQAYIAGDDAAGDRICRHLEQSIRLEVGRFLVPDDPEREDVVQDSLLSMLAYLRRAGRAPDRPEAFVVTIAGNRCRNLYRWRKRRTMVRVDDAEATLSEERGPLDMLEAREIDALLEQAFKQLPAECRDLLTSIYSQERPMEELQREAGLGSLQGIYYRKYACLKKLSELFNRGLLGGRYGRAKRPTP from the coding sequence GTGGGTCCAGAGCAGCTTGGCGCGGACATCCAGGCCTACATCGCCGGCGACGACGCCGCCGGCGACCGCATCTGCCGGCACCTGGAACAGAGCATCCGACTCGAGGTCGGGCGCTTTCTCGTGCCCGACGACCCGGAGCGCGAGGACGTCGTTCAGGATTCCCTGCTGTCGATGCTGGCCTACCTCCGTCGGGCGGGACGCGCTCCCGACCGGCCCGAGGCCTTCGTCGTGACCATTGCCGGCAATCGCTGCCGGAATCTCTACCGGTGGCGGAAGCGTCGAACGATGGTCCGCGTGGACGATGCCGAGGCCACGCTCTCGGAAGAGCGCGGTCCCCTGGACATGCTCGAGGCCAGAGAGATCGACGCGCTGCTCGAGCAGGCATTCAAGCAATTGCCGGCGGAATGCAGGGACCTTCTGACGTCTATCTATTCCCAGGAGCGTCCGATGGAGGAGCTGCAGCGCGAGGCGGGCCTCGGATCGCTGCAGGGAATCTACTATCGGAAGTACGCGTGCCTGAAAAAGCTTTCGGAGCTCTTTAATCGGGGCCTCCTCGGCGGTCGATACGGTCGAGCCAAGCGACCAACGCCTTAG
- a CDS encoding DUF1573 domain-containing protein, whose protein sequence is MSRRIAFLLLLLASLPRVARAEAPVDAPRAVLEESTHDFGEVWEGEALRHVFRFRNGGSTPLLAKGG, encoded by the coding sequence ATGTCGCGTCGCATCGCATTCCTGTTGCTGCTTCTGGCCTCGCTGCCGCGGGTCGCGCGCGCGGAAGCGCCCGTGGACGCCCCCCGCGCCGTGCTGGAGGAAAGCACCCACGACTTCGGCGAGGTGTGGGAGGGCGAGGCGCTGCGCCATGTCTTCCGCTTCCGCAACGGCGGGAGCACGCCGCTGCTCGCCAAGGGCGGGTGA
- a CDS encoding T9SS type A sorting domain-containing protein, producing the protein MYTTARRAAGAMFLALAVTALNAAGALADAGKPRNIEASPDGLTLVATSLATSNITQFTVSPFTGAVTHTEIAVGAPSWDVCFLDANLAVLSHPDLDEMTVLQRSGGSGLFAVGTPIAVPYGCTEILRDHTDPGHVYVACKGVAPGAESWRNSVVRIDCVNRLVEAVFETEREPRGLALSPDGERLFVGHVQGALGQEGLAADHALADKSYDGGSLLVFDTSAPSAPLLRFALGSPIRGLAVFPPPGTPSNAIPPNFPAGQYRVYFSYLGEGAQSEDPQFGGRTIANVIGNIGFDASNQPLGTDPNDENYRQNVVFNHEPDNDFPNPVRWTTNRDALPAVLPERFAFRYAFAGGLVKWELWTTFSASGTVGRADVDGSGKLITEALPGGDASTLSDFDVLDPTLRGNRDALGQDPTISNANTIAASGANSSVMNGGIVNYRQAHKPALVCLGDLLSTTSYQGNPRGIVWTRQRDANAPDALWIVNQLDHEALRLRGLTKLTSLALDRYGLSASDPNLPEEQAFFTFGEAFDFREGSTARVNNVSCGSCHVDAHLDGKVRLTVSLFALAQNPIPVAVPSIFDVGSTEWLFFDGSRTILDDDDLNNDGVDDGKCTYCAGNRFFRDTKSFTFAADSPQSPHDPAPAPAIDAKLGTVAQQRGRGWFEQMNCVRCHSGPTTTYFERFNAEFDQSLNQLFDQDLEIGPLTRSLKDDDRYFHDATQSFITLIGDVSNSASLRNGCNVGSRIPPVNPLLQGPTFEAVNTPALAGAWDNAPYFHDGRYRTLDQVLEHTWLQESLTDLAGTSYKADNLYLAAPYHDPSEILPDNAYNQFSLQDASVPAPINTPLFNFGTHSHEFPQGMDTSVASWLDTQSGTAKGDLLAFMNALSSRTDPCADLAAPLTISGPTFLVLPSGDTGITWTTNVPVSCRVSWNRVNQAEEPVEFTAVGTTHSVMLPTHVDYDYEARVSAQVKMCGEEDSALFTWTATPGGAPLSGGGETGILAIGPNPFNPLTQIDFALAEGAMVRAQVYDILGRRVASLQDGYLAAGSHSLQWDGENEGGTDVASGVYFLAFSAGEHTEKHRLVLLK; encoded by the coding sequence ATGTACACGACCGCTCGCAGGGCGGCCGGGGCGATGTTCTTGGCCCTGGCCGTGACTGCACTCAACGCCGCCGGCGCGCTCGCGGACGCCGGCAAACCCCGGAACATCGAGGCCAGCCCCGACGGGCTGACGCTCGTCGCAACGAGCCTGGCCACCAGCAACATCACCCAGTTCACGGTCTCTCCCTTCACCGGGGCCGTGACGCACACGGAGATCGCCGTCGGCGCGCCGAGCTGGGATGTCTGCTTTCTCGACGCGAACCTGGCGGTGCTCTCACATCCCGATCTGGACGAGATGACCGTGCTCCAGCGGTCGGGGGGCAGCGGGCTCTTCGCCGTGGGCACGCCCATCGCGGTGCCCTACGGCTGCACGGAGATCCTCCGGGATCACACCGACCCCGGCCACGTGTACGTGGCCTGCAAGGGCGTGGCCCCGGGCGCCGAGAGCTGGCGCAACTCCGTTGTCAGGATCGACTGCGTGAATCGCCTGGTGGAGGCGGTCTTCGAGACCGAGCGCGAGCCGCGCGGCCTCGCGCTGTCGCCCGACGGGGAGCGTCTCTTCGTCGGCCACGTGCAGGGCGCGCTGGGGCAAGAGGGCCTGGCCGCCGACCACGCGCTGGCGGACAAGTCCTACGACGGCGGCAGCCTGCTCGTCTTCGACACCTCGGCTCCGTCGGCGCCGCTGCTGCGCTTCGCGCTGGGCAGCCCGATTCGTGGCCTGGCGGTCTTTCCTCCGCCCGGCACACCGTCCAACGCGATTCCTCCGAACTTCCCTGCCGGGCAGTACCGCGTGTACTTCAGCTACCTCGGCGAAGGTGCCCAGAGCGAGGATCCTCAGTTCGGCGGCCGGACGATCGCGAATGTCATCGGCAACATCGGCTTCGACGCAAGCAATCAGCCGCTGGGTACGGACCCCAACGACGAGAACTACCGGCAGAACGTCGTCTTCAACCACGAGCCCGACAACGACTTCCCGAATCCCGTGCGCTGGACGACGAACCGCGATGCGCTGCCTGCCGTATTGCCCGAGCGCTTCGCCTTCCGCTATGCGTTCGCCGGCGGTCTCGTGAAGTGGGAGCTGTGGACGACCTTCTCCGCCTCCGGCACCGTTGGCCGCGCGGACGTCGACGGTTCCGGCAAGCTCATCACCGAGGCCTTGCCCGGCGGCGACGCGAGCACGCTCTCGGACTTCGACGTGCTCGATCCGACCCTGCGCGGGAATCGCGACGCCCTCGGTCAGGACCCGACGATCAGCAACGCGAACACGATCGCCGCCAGCGGCGCGAACTCGAGCGTCATGAATGGCGGGATCGTCAACTATCGCCAGGCGCACAAGCCCGCGCTGGTGTGCCTGGGCGACCTGCTGAGCACGACGTCCTACCAGGGCAACCCCCGGGGCATCGTGTGGACGCGGCAGCGGGACGCGAATGCTCCCGACGCCCTGTGGATCGTGAATCAACTCGATCACGAGGCGCTGCGTCTCCGCGGCCTGACCAAGTTGACCAGCCTCGCGCTGGACCGCTACGGGCTCAGCGCCAGCGATCCCAATCTGCCCGAGGAACAGGCCTTCTTCACCTTCGGCGAGGCGTTCGACTTCCGCGAGGGCTCGACCGCTCGCGTGAACAACGTCAGCTGCGGCTCCTGCCACGTCGACGCGCACCTCGATGGCAAGGTGCGGCTCACGGTGAGCCTGTTCGCGCTTGCGCAGAACCCGATTCCGGTGGCCGTGCCGAGCATCTTCGACGTCGGCTCCACGGAGTGGCTGTTCTTCGACGGGTCGCGGACGATCCTGGACGACGACGACCTGAACAACGACGGCGTCGACGACGGCAAGTGCACCTACTGCGCGGGCAACCGCTTCTTCCGCGACACCAAGAGCTTCACCTTCGCCGCGGACTCCCCGCAGTCGCCGCATGACCCGGCGCCGGCGCCGGCGATCGACGCCAAGCTGGGAACCGTCGCGCAGCAGCGCGGCCGCGGGTGGTTCGAGCAGATGAACTGCGTGCGCTGCCACTCGGGCCCGACGACCACCTACTTCGAGCGCTTCAACGCGGAGTTCGATCAGTCCCTCAATCAGCTCTTCGACCAGGACCTGGAGATCGGACCGCTGACGCGGTCGCTCAAGGACGATGACCGGTACTTCCACGACGCGACCCAGTCCTTCATCACGCTGATCGGCGACGTCAGCAACAGCGCGTCGCTGCGCAACGGCTGCAACGTCGGCAGTCGGATTCCGCCAGTCAACCCGCTCCTCCAGGGACCCACCTTCGAGGCGGTGAACACGCCCGCCCTCGCGGGCGCCTGGGACAATGCGCCGTACTTCCACGACGGCCGCTACCGCACCCTGGATCAGGTCCTCGAACACACCTGGCTGCAGGAGTCGCTGACGGACCTGGCCGGCACCTCCTACAAGGCCGACAACCTGTATCTCGCGGCGCCCTACCACGACCCGTCGGAGATCTTGCCCGACAACGCCTACAACCAGTTCTCGCTGCAGGACGCGTCGGTGCCCGCGCCGATCAACACCCCGCTATTCAACTTCGGCACCCATAGCCACGAGTTTCCGCAGGGCATGGACACCAGCGTCGCCAGCTGGCTGGACACCCAGAGCGGCACGGCCAAGGGCGATCTGCTCGCGTTCATGAATGCGCTGAGCAGTCGTACGGATCCCTGCGCCGATCTGGCCGCGCCGCTGACGATCAGCGGACCCACCTTCCTCGTGCTGCCCAGCGGCGACACCGGCATCACCTGGACCACGAACGTCCCGGTGTCCTGCCGGGTGTCCTGGAACCGGGTGAACCAGGCCGAGGAGCCGGTGGAGTTCACGGCGGTGGGGACCACGCACTCGGTCATGTTGCCGACGCACGTCGACTACGACTACGAGGCCCGTGTCTCGGCGCAGGTGAAGATGTGCGGCGAAGAGGACTCGGCGCTCTTCACCTGGACGGCCACTCCGGGCGGCGCGCCGCTGTCGGGCGGCGGGGAGACGGGCATCCTCGCCATCGGCCCCAACCCCTTCAATCCGCTCACGCAGATCGACTTCGCGCTCGCCGAGGGCGCGATGGTGCGAGCCCAGGTCTACGACATCCTCGGTCGGCGCGTCGCGAGCCTCCAGGACGGCTACCTCGCGGCCGGCAGCCACTCCCTCCAGTGGGACGGGGAGAACGAGGGCGGCACCGACGTGGCCTCGGGCGTCTACTTCCTGGCCTTCTCGGCGGGCGAGCACACCGAGAAGCACCGTCTCGTCCTGCTCAAGTGA
- a CDS encoding HU family DNA-binding protein, which translates to MAVKKAAKKTAAAVKPPTKNEVYRTIAEKTGFTRKDVVLVCDALTDVMVKSVKKHGTFNMLGLMKMTLVKKPAVKGGKMIRNPFTGEMVPQKAKPASRTVRIRPLKAVKDML; encoded by the coding sequence ATGGCAGTCAAGAAAGCAGCGAAGAAGACGGCGGCCGCCGTCAAGCCGCCGACGAAGAACGAGGTCTACCGCACGATTGCCGAGAAGACCGGCTTCACGCGCAAGGACGTCGTTCTGGTCTGCGATGCGCTCACCGACGTGATGGTCAAGTCCGTCAAGAAGCACGGCACCTTCAACATGCTCGGCCTCATGAAGATGACGCTGGTCAAGAAGCCCGCGGTCAAGGGCGGCAAGATGATCCGCAACCCCTTCACCGGCGAGATGGTGCCGCAGAAGGCCAAGCCCGCGTCGCGCACCGTGCGCATCCGCCCGCTGAAGGCCGTGAAGGACATGCTCTAG
- a CDS encoding CHAT domain-containing protein: MLYSKADRTAAIDSLFALWDANPRSVLWPELAAYNVRYIGQSRCLEMFEHPGLPDTTTVLGLYLDAWRTIIARHGNSGFQRAYARREELEPWEQVWATIRLSWRDALHGEADQAAARLLDALPLARATGGWRLETTTWLYLVQALQAGDHLDDALHAVAMGEALASAVRRETGDASVLMNLRLMEADLRAVRHELPAAFALYGECVDSSLANGLSYVAGMALARAGIATDRGGDYAKGLPYYRRGLALARADGDSMSVQILLANLMRRHLILGDLDSSRVYLEAGERWIQLYPNPSSRARFPLIQAEYYAKVGDYAKVDSLVEVAVSFTPNTTSTSTMTELHLELIKQGMERGRPAQAYRSISVLDSLSHLGGSSAADRNERFDLKINSAEFYARQGQFALAVDALTRADSALTARPDPARAWQLDRERGAVAKRRGDLGAAEAAFRGCLRRAEDQRDEDRAAQSRLLLAGVLLDEGKYADVRELLSDPEEGAFGGRFRTRLESALLRGVSLSREHRFEDALRELERMRALCTSSSPPDLLMRLDLETGRAEAGRGDRRKARQAYASVGALLRTEGAADDLDDDTVLDADLRRDLAESMLDLAVGPNGESVTGQNAATALADVWALLPSWGAASPTPPARMAPNQLVYFVGREHSYRWRYGTGAAELRRLPGEAELLGLLGPVLADLGRPGRDSVPSELVALAEALGGIPVDWSRDSTLTIVPDGPLFAVPWCALQTGRAPEEVWLERGAIRLADAPSGRHSAASVDHARCRLLALGVDGSAAAAESGLKALHHAEREAREIVELWPAGLGSLRVGEDADWRDLESAGLARYDVIHIASHALIYQGRADRTTLMLAGASGDPLTSSEISRSRLEARLVFLSCCEAAESVRRGVGAGHAGLARSFLRAGAETVVAPSIRVDDEAAADFAQEFYRRWLLGASPAEALRQTQLDLRERQSGKSHPYYWAFYQAISR, encoded by the coding sequence ATGCTCTACAGCAAGGCCGATCGAACGGCGGCCATCGACAGCCTCTTTGCGCTGTGGGATGCGAACCCCCGCAGCGTGCTCTGGCCAGAGCTCGCTGCCTACAATGTGCGCTACATCGGTCAGAGCCGCTGTCTCGAGATGTTCGAGCATCCGGGGCTGCCGGATACCACGACGGTCCTGGGCCTCTATCTCGATGCCTGGCGAACCATCATCGCCCGTCACGGCAACAGCGGCTTCCAGCGGGCCTACGCGCGGCGTGAGGAGCTGGAGCCGTGGGAGCAGGTCTGGGCGACGATCCGCCTGTCCTGGCGCGACGCGCTTCACGGGGAGGCCGACCAGGCGGCCGCCCGCTTGCTCGACGCGCTTCCCCTGGCCCGTGCCACCGGCGGCTGGCGCCTCGAGACGACGACCTGGCTCTATCTCGTCCAGGCCCTGCAGGCGGGCGACCACCTCGATGACGCCCTTCACGCCGTCGCGATGGGAGAGGCACTGGCCTCCGCCGTCCGCAGGGAGACGGGCGACGCCAGCGTGCTGATGAACCTGCGTCTCATGGAGGCCGACCTGCGCGCCGTCCGGCACGAGCTGCCGGCGGCCTTCGCGCTGTACGGCGAGTGCGTTGACTCCAGCCTCGCGAATGGCCTCTCGTACGTCGCGGGCATGGCTCTCGCTCGCGCCGGCATCGCCACGGACCGGGGTGGTGACTACGCGAAGGGGCTCCCATACTATCGCCGTGGCCTTGCCCTGGCCCGCGCGGACGGCGATTCGATGTCCGTCCAGATCCTCTTGGCGAATCTCATGCGGCGCCACCTGATCCTGGGCGACCTCGACTCGAGCCGGGTCTACCTCGAGGCCGGGGAACGCTGGATCCAGCTCTACCCCAATCCGAGCAGCCGCGCTCGATTCCCGCTGATCCAGGCGGAGTACTACGCGAAGGTCGGCGACTACGCCAAGGTGGACTCCCTGGTCGAAGTCGCCGTGAGCTTCACGCCGAACACGACCAGCACCTCCACCATGACCGAGCTGCATCTGGAGCTGATCAAGCAGGGCATGGAGCGGGGGCGCCCGGCTCAGGCGTATCGTTCGATCTCCGTGCTGGACTCCCTCAGCCATCTCGGGGGCAGCTCGGCCGCGGATCGCAACGAACGCTTCGACCTGAAGATCAACAGCGCGGAGTTCTACGCCCGGCAAGGCCAGTTCGCGCTTGCCGTCGACGCCCTGACCCGCGCGGACTCGGCGCTGACGGCCCGACCCGATCCGGCGCGCGCCTGGCAACTGGACAGGGAGCGAGGCGCCGTCGCCAAGCGGCGAGGCGACCTCGGCGCGGCCGAAGCGGCGTTTCGCGGCTGTCTGCGACGGGCTGAAGACCAGCGCGACGAGGACCGGGCGGCCCAGAGTCGGCTGCTGCTCGCAGGAGTACTCCTGGACGAGGGCAAGTACGCCGATGTCCGCGAACTCTTGAGCGACCCCGAGGAGGGCGCCTTCGGGGGTCGATTCCGCACCCGCCTGGAGTCGGCGTTGCTGCGGGGCGTCTCGCTGTCGCGCGAGCATCGGTTCGAGGATGCGCTTCGGGAGCTGGAGCGCATGCGCGCCCTCTGCACTTCCAGTTCGCCGCCGGACCTCCTCATGCGGCTGGATCTCGAGACCGGAAGGGCGGAGGCCGGCCGCGGAGATCGCCGAAAGGCGCGACAGGCCTATGCGAGCGTGGGTGCGCTGTTGCGCACGGAAGGGGCGGCCGACGATCTCGACGATGACACGGTGCTCGACGCGGATCTTCGACGCGACCTGGCGGAGTCAATGCTCGATCTCGCCGTGGGCCCCAACGGGGAGTCGGTGACCGGCCAGAACGCGGCGACGGCACTCGCCGACGTCTGGGCGCTGCTGCCGAGCTGGGGCGCCGCCTCTCCGACGCCGCCCGCTCGCATGGCGCCCAATCAGCTCGTCTACTTCGTGGGCCGTGAGCACTCCTACCGCTGGCGCTACGGCACGGGCGCCGCCGAACTGCGTCGGCTTCCGGGCGAGGCGGAGCTGCTTGGACTCCTGGGGCCTGTTCTCGCCGATCTGGGGCGTCCGGGGCGGGACTCCGTGCCTTCGGAGCTCGTCGCCCTCGCCGAGGCCCTCGGGGGGATCCCCGTGGACTGGAGCCGGGACAGCACGCTCACGATCGTGCCCGACGGCCCCCTCTTCGCCGTGCCCTGGTGCGCCCTCCAGACGGGACGCGCACCCGAGGAAGTCTGGCTGGAGCGGGGCGCCATTCGGCTGGCCGATGCGCCATCCGGGCGCCACTCCGCCGCAAGCGTCGACCACGCGCGGTGCCGGCTGCTGGCCCTGGGCGTGGATGGGAGCGCCGCGGCGGCGGAAAGCGGACTGAAGGCGCTCCACCATGCGGAGAGGGAGGCGCGGGAGATCGTCGAACTCTGGCCGGCGGGGCTGGGGAGCCTGCGAGTGGGGGAAGACGCCGACTGGCGCGACCTGGAGTCGGCCGGGCTGGCCCGCTACGACGTCATCCACATCGCGAGTCACGCCCTGATCTATCAGGGCCGCGCCGACAGGACCACGCTCATGCTCGCGGGCGCGAGCGGCGACCCGTTGACGTCGAGCGAGATCTCGCGGAGCCGACTCGAAGCCCGGCTCGTCTTTCTCTCCTGCTGCGAGGCGGCCGAGTCGGTCCGCCGCGGCGTCGGGGCGGGCCATGCGGGTCTCGCCCGCAGCTTCCTCAGGGCCGGCGCCGAGACCGTGGTGGCGCCCAGCATCCGCGTCGACGACGAGGCGGCAGCCGACTTCGCGCAGGAGTTCTACAGGCGTTGGCTCCTGGGGGCGAGTCCCGCCGAAGCCCTTCGCCAGACTCAGCTCGACCTTCGTGAGCGCCAGTCCGGCAAGTCCCACCCCTACTACTGGGCGTTCTACCAGGCCATCTCGCGCTAG